The Halichoerus grypus chromosome 14, mHalGry1.hap1.1, whole genome shotgun sequence genome contains a region encoding:
- the URM1 gene encoding ubiquitin-related modifier 1 isoform X1: MAAPLSVEVEFGGGAELLFDGVKKHQVTLPGQEEPWDIRNLLVWIKKNLLKERPELFIQGDSVRPGILVLVNDADWELLGELDYQLQDQDSILFTLSPFPPPAGSRVGAGSTW; encoded by the exons ATGGCGGCGCCCTTGTCAGTGGAGGTGGAGTTCGG AGGCGGTGCGGAACTCCTTTTCGACGGCGTAAAGAAACATCAGGTCACCTTACCTGGACAGGAGGAGCCCT GGGACATCCGGAACCTCCTTGTCTGGATCAAGAAGAATTTGCTAAAAGAGCGGCCAGAATTGTTCATCCAGGGAGACAGCGT GCGGCCAGGAATTCTGGTGCTGGTTAACGATGCGGACTGGGAACTGCTG GGCGAGCTGGACTACCAGCTGCAGGACCAGGACAGCATCCTCTTC ACTTTATCTCCTTTCCCACCTCCTGCAggaagcagggtgggggcaggcagcaCCTGGTAG
- the URM1 gene encoding ubiquitin-related modifier 1 isoform X2, producing the protein MAAPLSVEVEFGGGAELLFDGVKKHQVTLPGQEEPWDIRNLLVWIKKNLLKERPELFIQGDSVRPGILVLVNDADWELLGELDYQLQDQDSILFISTLHGG; encoded by the exons ATGGCGGCGCCCTTGTCAGTGGAGGTGGAGTTCGG AGGCGGTGCGGAACTCCTTTTCGACGGCGTAAAGAAACATCAGGTCACCTTACCTGGACAGGAGGAGCCCT GGGACATCCGGAACCTCCTTGTCTGGATCAAGAAGAATTTGCTAAAAGAGCGGCCAGAATTGTTCATCCAGGGAGACAGCGT GCGGCCAGGAATTCTGGTGCTGGTTAACGATGCGGACTGGGAACTGCTG GGCGAGCTGGACTACCAGCTGCAGGACCAGGACAGCATCCTCTTCATATCCACGCTGCATGGCGGCTGA